In Pleurocapsa sp. PCC 7319, the following are encoded in one genomic region:
- a CDS encoding glycosyltransferase family 2 protein, with the protein MKLIIQIPCYNEEATLGLTLSELPRKLPGIDQVEWLIINDGSRDRTLEVAQACGVDHIVNFQSNQGLAKVFIAGIEASLKAGADIIVNTDADNQYCAADIQKLIAPIIEGKAEIVIGARPIQEIQHFSPFKKFLQRLGSLVVRLASQTSIPDAPSGFRAISREAALRLNVFNEYTYTLETIIQAGQKGLVITSVPIRTNGYLRPSRLVKSITAYVQHSILTIVRIFMTYRPLQFFMMLGSLPFSLGTLLCCRWLLLFWGIIGDDPAKPRVPSLILAAMLILIGVQLWIFGLIADLMGVNRQLLEDIQLRLRRNELEPKGDRQKEGICK; encoded by the coding sequence ATGAAACTGATTATTCAAATTCCCTGTTATAACGAGGAAGCAACTTTAGGGTTAACTCTATCGGAACTTCCTCGTAAACTACCAGGTATAGACCAAGTGGAATGGTTGATTATTAATGATGGTAGTCGCGATCGCACCCTCGAAGTTGCTCAAGCTTGTGGAGTAGACCATATTGTAAATTTTCAATCTAATCAAGGCTTGGCAAAAGTTTTTATAGCAGGAATTGAGGCTTCTCTTAAAGCTGGTGCTGATATTATTGTGAATACCGATGCCGATAATCAATATTGTGCGGCAGATATCCAGAAATTAATTGCACCAATAATTGAAGGTAAAGCCGAAATAGTGATTGGTGCTAGACCAATTCAGGAAATTCAACATTTTTCACCATTTAAAAAGTTTTTGCAACGACTAGGTAGTTTAGTGGTACGTCTTGCTAGCCAAACTAGTATTCCCGATGCACCTAGTGGTTTTCGGGCAATTAGTCGTGAGGCTGCCTTAAGATTAAATGTTTTTAATGAATATACCTACACTCTGGAAACTATTATCCAAGCTGGTCAAAAGGGATTGGTAATTACTTCTGTTCCGATCCGTACCAATGGCTATTTGCGTCCTTCTAGGTTGGTTAAAAGCATTACCGCTTATGTGCAGCACTCTATACTGACAATTGTGCGCATTTTTATGACCTATCGTCCTCTCCAGTTTTTTATGATGTTGGGGAGTCTGCCTTTTAGCCTGGGAACTTTATTATGTTGTCGCTGGTTATTATTATTTTGGGGCATAATTGGCGATGATCCTGCTAAACCTCGGGTTCCCAGTTTAATTTTGGCTGCTATGTTGATTTTAATCGGAGTACAGCTCTGGATATTTGGTTTAATTGCTGACTTGATGGGAGTTAATCGTCAATTACTCGAAGATATTCAACTTCGATTACGACGAAATGAATTGGAACCAAAAGGAGATCGCCAAAAAGAGGGTATTTGCAAATAA
- a CDS encoding ABC transporter substrate-binding protein → MNSNRFSYLWQQLQKISKYLVLFSICFALTVGCSNNQTQNNASNNLDSNRISVGTTLKPRTLDPADNYELAGLNIIYNVGESLYTYQVGTTEIKPLLAKAMPQISDDNLTYTIPLRQGVTFHDGAAFNAEAMAFSLQRFIQNGGKPAFLLGDVIDEVEATGEYELTIRIKQPFAALTALLAFPGACAVSPQAYKIGEGEFNPNILVGTGKYKLAQFKSDSISLDVNESYWGDKPANQGINIQIYAGNSANLFNSFKTGAIDVAYQSLDPQQIENLIDHAGNKWQVIEGSGTVVNYLVLNLQQEPLNMPEVRQAIASIINRTLINDRVLKGQAEPIYSLIPTAFDSYHPSLEKYYGDVHTDNAKKLLTTAGYSTENPAIIEIWHPSGSITRGIVAETIKASTEQELGGMVQFIPNSVESASFFGNLSQGIYPSALVDWYPDFLDPDNYIQPFLSCSKGSPNIGCEEGAAQSRGSFYYSHRANLLIDQSRHEQDPNKRQALFIELQQLLAQDVPYIPLWQTKDYVFAQNVVNGVKINPSQNFPFWTIRKMNH, encoded by the coding sequence ATGAACAGTAATCGATTTTCATACCTGTGGCAACAACTACAAAAAATTAGTAAATACCTAGTATTATTTTCCATCTGCTTTGCTTTGACTGTGGGATGTAGTAACAATCAAACACAAAACAATGCAAGCAACAATCTCGATAGTAATCGAATTTCTGTCGGAACAACTCTTAAGCCCCGTACTCTCGACCCAGCAGATAACTATGAGTTAGCTGGATTAAATATTATCTACAATGTTGGAGAAAGTCTTTATACATACCAAGTAGGTACAACAGAGATTAAACCGTTGTTGGCTAAAGCAATGCCCCAAATCAGCGACGATAATTTGACCTACACCATTCCCTTACGTCAAGGAGTAACCTTCCATGATGGAGCAGCTTTTAACGCTGAAGCAATGGCATTTTCTCTACAACGCTTTATTCAGAATGGGGGAAAACCTGCCTTCTTGCTGGGAGATGTAATCGATGAAGTGGAAGCGACAGGGGAATATGAACTAACAATTCGTATCAAACAACCCTTTGCCGCTCTGACTGCCTTGCTAGCTTTTCCTGGTGCTTGTGCAGTATCGCCTCAGGCTTACAAAATTGGAGAAGGAGAATTTAATCCCAATATTCTCGTAGGTACAGGGAAATATAAACTAGCTCAGTTTAAGAGTGATTCTATTAGTTTAGATGTCAATGAAAGTTACTGGGGGGATAAACCAGCAAACCAGGGAATAAATATTCAGATCTATGCCGGAAACTCAGCCAATTTATTTAATAGTTTTAAGACTGGGGCCATAGATGTGGCTTATCAGTCTCTTGACCCACAACAAATCGAAAATTTAATCGATCATGCGGGAAATAAATGGCAAGTAATTGAGGGTTCAGGCACGGTAGTTAATTATTTAGTTCTCAATCTGCAACAAGAACCCCTGAATATGCCAGAAGTGCGTCAGGCGATCGCTTCAATCATCAATCGCACTTTAATTAATGACAGAGTATTAAAAGGACAAGCAGAACCAATTTATAGTCTGATTCCCACTGCTTTTGATTCTTATCATCCTAGCTTAGAAAAATATTACGGTGATGTTCATACTGATAATGCCAAAAAATTACTAACTACAGCGGGTTATTCCACCGAAAATCCGGCTATTATTGAAATTTGGCATCCCTCTGGTTCAATTACTCGTGGTATCGTTGCTGAAACAATTAAAGCTTCTACTGAACAAGAGTTAGGTGGTATGGTTCAGTTTATTCCCAATAGTGTCGAGTCAGCTTCATTTTTTGGCAACTTAAGCCAAGGTATATACCCCTCAGCTTTGGTGGATTGGTATCCCGATTTTCTAGACCCCGATAATTACATTCAGCCTTTTCTTAGCTGTAGCAAAGGCTCACCTAATATCGGTTGTGAAGAGGGAGCAGCTCAAAGTAGAGGCTCATTTTATTATAGCCATCGCGCTAATTTATTAATTGACCAATCTCGACATGAGCAAGATCCTAATAAACGACAAGCTCTCTTTATCGAATTACAACAATTGCTAGCTCAAGATGTTCCCTATATTCCTCTTTGGCAAACTAAAGACTATGTCTTTGCACAAAATGTGGTTAACGGTGTAAAAATTAACCCCAGCCAGAATTTTCCTTTCTGGACAATCAGGAAAATGAACCATTAA
- a CDS encoding sodium:calcium antiporter: MQILLWSLVLLASVWAAHWGSDQLAEPLEKLRRQWGLSEAAGAAFVALATASPEVGTNTAAAVRGLSDIGLGNLLGSNIISVPAIVLVSYLASRSSDKKVNHLEVKTEALNVQAIPYILIIILAAILTVPAPWRGLQPIDGWIMLAAYFLYLAQAIFRERQSSKEVRWRKGEVIVALAGALGLAIAAYFIVTATERLVSLLNISQIIGGLFITSTLSIAPEVFATWNVAKSGQVTAATTSVIADNTATMTLALFPLALVGLQIQDLRLFVVNLVFVSLLAIAYAAFIRWGKQKNSFELWEVLTLIAIYLIYLALMIFAIL; the protein is encoded by the coding sequence ATGCAAATATTACTTTGGTCTTTAGTACTTCTAGCATCTGTATGGGCTGCTCATTGGGGTTCAGATCAGTTAGCTGAACCTCTAGAAAAGCTGCGTCGTCAATGGGGACTAAGCGAAGCTGCGGGGGCTGCCTTTGTGGCATTAGCTACTGCTAGTCCTGAAGTTGGTACCAATACTGCTGCGGCAGTGCGGGGACTTTCTGATATTGGTTTAGGTAACTTACTCGGTAGCAATATTATTTCCGTTCCCGCGATCGTGTTGGTCTCTTACTTGGCTTCTCGCAGTAGCGACAAGAAAGTTAATCATCTTGAAGTTAAAACTGAAGCACTAAACGTCCAGGCAATTCCCTACATCTTGATAATTATTTTAGCTGCAATACTTACTGTTCCTGCACCCTGGCGTGGTCTACAACCTATTGATGGCTGGATAATGTTAGCAGCTTATTTTCTATATCTGGCTCAAGCAATTTTTCGGGAAAGGCAGTCAAGTAAAGAGGTACGTTGGCGTAAAGGAGAAGTTATAGTGGCACTTGCCGGAGCATTAGGATTGGCGATCGCAGCTTATTTTATTGTCACCGCTACCGAGCGTCTTGTATCCTTACTAAACATTTCTCAGATTATTGGTGGTTTGTTTATCACCTCTACCTTAAGCATTGCCCCAGAAGTCTTTGCTACTTGGAATGTGGCTAAAAGCGGACAAGTTACCGCAGCCACTACTAGCGTAATTGCTGATAATACCGCAACGATGACCTTGGCTTTATTTCCATTAGCGTTAGTAGGTCTACAAATTCAAGATCTTCGTCTGTTTGTGGTTAATTTGGTTTTTGTATCATTATTGGCGATAGCTTATGCAGCTTTTATACGTTGGGGTAAACAAAAAAATAGTTTTGAACTCTGGGAAGTACTGACTCTGATAGCAATTTATTTAATTTATTTAGCATTAATGATTTTTGCAATTCTCTAA
- a CDS encoding DASS family sodium-coupled anion symporter — MKKSFYLGVGLFAICFFLSFFPELLPENLPPTAIRMLGVTFLIAVFWLAETIPIPATSIIPLFLLPLLGILASGDVASAYGSDIILLFMTGFFIATAIEKWNLHRRIALHIIKLVGTQPTRLILGFMIATAALSMWISNAATTLMMLPIATAAIEQTEVVNPKSGISKTLGTGLMLGIAYGANIGGMGTPIGTPPNLVFLAQIEEAFPTLPSIAFLQWMIVGVPLVIIFILLTWLYLTKVGVKLPREFSASTDGGYIDEELKKIGKMSQAEKYVAILFALTAFLWIFRSDITIGSFTLTGWATYLGVSDFVKDTTVGAMISVIMFLLPVKTEKGKQTKLIDWSTAVKIPWGILLLFGGGIAISKGFEASGLSQFFADNLQTGLQGLSIIVSVVIVCIFMTFLTEFTSNTAVTTLMMPIFATIAPIMQVNPHLLMWPAALSASCAFMMPVATAPNAIVYSQNYFTIATMAKTGLILNLIGVILVSLLINFVAIPMLN, encoded by the coding sequence ATGAAAAAAAGCTTTTATCTAGGAGTTGGACTTTTTGCCATCTGCTTCTTTCTGTCATTTTTTCCGGAGTTGCTACCCGAAAATTTGCCCCCGACAGCGATCAGGATGTTAGGAGTAACTTTTCTGATCGCTGTTTTTTGGCTGGCGGAAACAATTCCGATCCCTGCCACTTCCATTATTCCTCTGTTTCTGTTGCCTCTTCTGGGAATTCTTGCCTCTGGGGACGTAGCATCTGCCTATGGTTCTGATATTATTTTGCTGTTTATGACCGGTTTTTTTATTGCCACAGCTATTGAAAAATGGAATCTACATCGGCGGATTGCTTTGCACATCATTAAATTGGTGGGAACTCAACCAACACGATTAATTCTCGGTTTTATGATAGCCACCGCCGCACTGTCTATGTGGATATCCAATGCAGCTACAACTTTGATGATGTTACCGATAGCTACAGCCGCAATTGAACAAACTGAAGTAGTTAATCCCAAAAGCGGTATCAGTAAAACTCTAGGAACGGGACTGATGCTAGGAATTGCTTACGGAGCTAATATTGGAGGGATGGGAACTCCGATCGGAACTCCACCCAATCTTGTATTTTTAGCACAAATAGAAGAGGCTTTTCCGACTCTTCCAAGCATCGCATTTCTGCAATGGATGATTGTAGGAGTTCCATTGGTAATCATTTTTATACTTCTAACTTGGCTGTATTTGACTAAAGTCGGTGTTAAGTTGCCTAGGGAATTTTCAGCATCCACAGATGGTGGTTATATAGACGAAGAATTAAAAAAAATAGGGAAGATGTCGCAAGCAGAGAAATATGTGGCTATTTTATTTGCTCTTACGGCATTTTTATGGATTTTTCGGAGTGATATAACTATTGGTTCTTTCACCCTGACTGGTTGGGCTACATATCTGGGGGTGTCAGACTTCGTTAAAGACACAACCGTTGGTGCCATGATATCTGTAATTATGTTTTTGCTACCTGTAAAAACTGAAAAGGGCAAGCAAACAAAATTAATCGACTGGTCAACGGCTGTTAAAATTCCTTGGGGAATTTTACTCTTATTTGGAGGGGGAATTGCGATTTCTAAGGGGTTTGAAGCTTCTGGTTTATCTCAATTCTTTGCCGACAATTTACAAACTGGATTGCAGGGACTATCGATAATTGTAAGTGTGGTTATTGTCTGTATTTTTATGACTTTCTTGACAGAATTTACCTCGAATACAGCAGTCACCACCCTAATGATGCCCATCTTCGCAACTATAGCGCCGATTATGCAGGTAAATCCCCACTTATTAATGTGGCCTGCTGCTCTTTCGGCTTCTTGCGCCTTCATGATGCCTGTAGCAACTGCCCCCAACGCCATTGTTTACTCTCAGAATTATTTCACAATTGCCACAATGGCCAAGACAGGATTGATCTTGAATCTTATTGGCGTAATTTTGGTTAGCTTGCTAATAAATTTTGTAGCTATTCCGATGCTAAATTAA
- a CDS encoding TIGR03643 family protein translates to MKLPDLDIQTIDRVVEMAWEDRTPFSAIETQFGLKEKQVIALMRREMKASSFRMWRKRVTGRNTKHLAKRDFLEGRFRCKEQK, encoded by the coding sequence ATGAAATTACCAGATTTAGATATTCAGACAATTGATCGCGTAGTAGAGATGGCTTGGGAAGATCGAACTCCCTTTAGTGCCATTGAAACTCAGTTCGGATTAAAAGAAAAACAAGTAATAGCCTTGATGCGGCGAGAAATGAAAGCATCTAGCTTTAGAATGTGGCGTAAACGAGTTACTGGGCGTAATACTAAACATTTAGCCAAAAGAGATTTTCTGGAAGGGAGGTTTCGGTGTAAAGAACAAAAATAG
- a CDS encoding carbohydrate ABC transporter permease codes for MTRNQNSITKTVGTYFVLGAIAFLMLFPLLWLIGTSFKSPTEDIFTFPPQLFPTQPTFENFVTVWQTEPFGQYLMNSAIVAVLTVGLNLLFCALAAYPLARLSFNGREFIFALVLATIMIPFQIVMIPLYVLAVNLGLRNTYLGIIFPNLASAFGIFLLRQALKAVPLELEEAARIDGCSELGIWWNVMIPAIRPALLTLAIFVFIGSWSDFLWPLIVLDDPDYYTLPLAVANLAGSFSLDWRLVAAGSVISIAPILLLFLFLQRYIIPTDVGSGVKG; via the coding sequence ATGACAAGGAATCAAAACTCGATAACTAAAACTGTGGGAACGTATTTTGTTTTAGGTGCGATCGCTTTTTTGATGTTGTTTCCGCTGTTATGGTTGATTGGCACTTCTTTTAAATCTCCTACAGAAGATATTTTTACTTTTCCTCCACAACTATTTCCTACCCAACCTACTTTCGAGAACTTTGTGACAGTTTGGCAAACTGAGCCTTTTGGACAGTATTTGATGAATAGTGCGATCGTTGCTGTTCTCACCGTTGGTTTAAATTTATTATTTTGTGCCTTAGCTGCTTATCCTTTAGCTCGTCTTTCTTTTAACGGCAGGGAGTTTATTTTTGCCTTAGTTTTAGCAACTATCATGATTCCCTTTCAGATAGTAATGATTCCTTTGTATGTCTTAGCAGTAAACCTAGGTCTCAGAAATACTTATTTGGGAATTATTTTTCCCAATCTCGCCTCGGCATTTGGCATTTTTTTGTTAAGGCAGGCACTCAAAGCAGTTCCTTTAGAACTAGAAGAAGCAGCTCGCATTGATGGTTGTTCCGAACTCGGTATTTGGTGGAATGTGATGATTCCAGCTATCCGTCCTGCTTTGTTGACTTTAGCTATTTTTGTGTTCATTGGCTCGTGGAGTGATTTTCTGTGGCCTTTAATTGTTTTAGATGACCCCGATTATTACACCCTTCCTCTAGCAGTCGCTAACTTAGCTGGGTCTTTCTCTCTTGACTGGAGATTAGTAGCAGCCGGTTCAGTAATTTCGATCGCCCCGATTCTATTATTGTTTTTGTTTTTGCAACGATATATTATTCCCACTGATGTTGGTAGTGGAGTTAAGGGATAG
- a CDS encoding Txe/YoeB family addiction module toxin produces MTSRILAWTDEAWDSYVYWQRCDPALCGAVSFRTAKDARERATRQTQDKKTLKRINKLIKATKNTPFEGIGKPEPLKENLSGFWSRRIDDTNRLVYAVDDNYLTIISCHFHY; encoded by the coding sequence ATGACTAGTCGCATATTAGCCTGGACTGATGAGGCTTGGGATAGTTATGTTTATTGGCAGCGTTGCGACCCCGCGTTATGCGGAGCGGTATCCTTTAGGACGGCGAAAGACGCAAGGGAACGCGCAACAAGACAGACTCAGGATAAAAAAACACTAAAAAGAATCAACAAGCTTATTAAGGCAACTAAAAATACCCCGTTTGAAGGGATTGGCAAGCCTGAACCTTTGAAAGAAAATTTATCCGGTTTTTGGTCCCGTCGTATTGATGATACTAATCGCCTTGTCTACGCCGTAGATGACAATTATCTAACGATTATTTCTTGTCACTTTCATTATTAA
- a CDS encoding type II toxin-antitoxin system Phd/YefM family antitoxin, whose protein sequence is MKVITFTEARNKLKNVLDRVVDDADYTVITRRDADDAVVMSLDYFNSLLETVHLLKSPANAAHLERSITQYRQGKVTEKDLLDD, encoded by the coding sequence ATGAAAGTAATAACCTTTACTGAAGCGAGAAATAAGCTAAAAAACGTTTTAGATCGGGTAGTTGATGATGCTGACTATACTGTAATTACTCGACGTGATGCTGATGATGCGGTAGTTATGTCCCTTGATTATTTTAATAGCTTACTAGAAACCGTTCATTTGCTAAAATCTCCTGCTAATGCTGCTCACTTAGAACGTTCGATTACCCAATACAGACAGGGAAAAGTAACAGAAAAAGATTTATTGGATGACTAG
- the thiO gene encoding glycine oxidase ThiO: MKASRDILIIGGGIIGLAIAIELKRQGAKVTVISKDFVQAAGNAAAGMLAPMAEKITSPPMLDLCLRSRWLYPGWTQKLEELTGVETGYLPCGILAPVYSEPESISETDNNAVWLDKQAIQLYQPGLGDRVVGGWWYPEDGQVDNRCLMRSLLQAAQTLGVEIQEGVSVKAIQQKQGRVNEVLTDLGQIEAEQYVLAAGSWSSQLLPLPVRPVKGQMMSLKMPQKLHQPFPLQRVLYGENIYLVPRQDGRLIVGATVEEVNWTPFNTPKGMQSLLNKATELYPAVADWQIEEFWWGFRPGTPDELPILGRSACKNLFLATGHYRNGILLAPITASLSAELILEEKSDPLLAEFSYQRFYHQSSNMTSISNLDNKAQKLPLQIESNPQAPLPPSTTSLLPNQTIIEDTDKLTIAGRTFNSRLMTGTGKYPSMQAMQQSVAASGCEIITVAVRRVQTKAPGHEGLAEAIAWDRIWMLPNTAGCKTAEEAVRVARLGREMAKLLGQEDNNFIKLEVIPDAKYLLPDPIGTLEAAEQLVKEGFAVLPYINADPLLAKRLEEVGCSTVMPLGSPIGSGQGINNAANIAIIIEEANVPVVVDAGIGTPSEAALAMEMGADALLVNSAIALAQNPVAMARAMGLAAEAGRLAYLAGRIPVKQYASASSPLTGTIS, translated from the coding sequence ATGAAAGCATCTAGAGATATTCTTATAATTGGTGGTGGCATCATCGGCTTGGCGATCGCCATTGAGTTAAAACGCCAAGGGGCTAAAGTTACCGTAATCAGTAAGGATTTTGTGCAAGCTGCTGGTAACGCTGCTGCGGGGATGTTAGCTCCTATGGCAGAAAAAATTACATCTCCCCCCATGCTGGATTTGTGTCTGAGATCTCGTTGGCTATATCCTGGGTGGACACAAAAACTAGAGGAATTAACAGGAGTTGAGACAGGCTATTTGCCCTGCGGTATTCTCGCCCCTGTATATAGCGAACCAGAATCTATCTCCGAAACAGATAATAATGCAGTTTGGTTAGATAAACAGGCAATTCAACTTTATCAACCAGGATTAGGCGATCGCGTCGTTGGTGGCTGGTGGTATCCCGAAGATGGACAGGTTGATAACCGTTGTTTAATGCGATCGCTTTTGCAAGCGGCACAAACTTTAGGGGTTGAAATCCAAGAGGGTGTTAGCGTTAAAGCAATTCAACAAAAACAGGGCAGAGTTAACGAGGTTTTAACCGATCTGGGACAAATCGAAGCGGAACAGTATGTCCTCGCTGCGGGTTCTTGGTCCAGCCAATTATTACCCTTACCCGTGCGCCCCGTAAAAGGACAAATGATGTCTTTGAAGATGCCCCAAAAACTGCATCAACCTTTTCCTCTACAAAGAGTTCTGTACGGCGAAAATATTTATCTCGTACCCCGACAAGATGGCAGATTAATTGTTGGTGCGACAGTGGAAGAGGTGAACTGGACTCCTTTCAATACTCCCAAAGGAATGCAAAGTCTACTTAATAAAGCTACTGAATTATATCCTGCGGTTGCCGACTGGCAAATTGAAGAATTCTGGTGGGGGTTTCGCCCTGGTACTCCTGATGAATTACCCATTCTTGGTCGCAGTGCCTGTAAAAATCTATTTTTAGCTACGGGACATTATCGCAATGGTATTCTTCTCGCTCCCATTACTGCATCCTTGAGCGCCGAGTTGATCCTAGAAGAAAAATCTGACCCTCTACTAGCTGAATTCAGTTACCAACGTTTTTATCATCAATCCAGCAATATGACTTCCATTAGTAATTTGGACAATAAGGCACAAAAACTGCCACTACAGATAGAATCAAATCCTCAAGCTCCTTTACCTCCTTCTACTACCTCGTTACTACCTAATCAAACAATTATTGAAGATACTGATAAACTAACCATCGCTGGACGTACATTCAATTCCCGTCTGATGACTGGTACTGGCAAGTATCCTAGTATGCAGGCAATGCAGCAAAGTGTAGCTGCTAGTGGTTGCGAAATCATTACGGTAGCAGTGAGAAGAGTCCAAACTAAAGCTCCAGGACATGAAGGATTAGCAGAAGCGATCGCCTGGGATAGAATCTGGATGTTACCCAACACCGCAGGCTGTAAAACTGCTGAAGAAGCAGTAAGGGTTGCTCGCTTGGGTAGGGAAATGGCGAAGCTGTTGGGACAAGAAGATAATAACTTTATCAAGTTGGAAGTCATTCCCGATGCCAAATATCTTTTGCCCGATCCTATCGGTACCTTAGAAGCAGCAGAACAGCTAGTCAAAGAAGGATTTGCTGTTTTACCCTATATTAATGCCGATCCTTTGTTAGCCAAACGTTTGGAAGAGGTTGGCTGCTCTACAGTAATGCCTCTAGGTTCACCTATCGGTTCGGGGCAAGGAATTAATAACGCAGCTAATATCGCCATTATCATCGAGGAAGCCAATGTTCCCGTAGTAGTAGATGCCGGTATTGGTACCCCTAGCGAAGCAGCTTTAGCAATGGAAATGGGAGCCGATGCCTTACTGGTTAATAGTGCGATCGCCTTAGCCCAAAACCCTGTAGCAATGGCGCGGGCAATGGGGTTAGCTGCGGAGGCGGGAAGATTAGCTTATCTGGCGGGTAGAATTCCTGTAAAACAATATGCTAGTGCTAGTTCTCCTCTCACTGGCACCATTAGTTAA